In the Chloroflexota bacterium genome, one interval contains:
- a CDS encoding ABC transporter permease, with protein sequence MSASAGRMSAGGVVRVRTASQRRAVVSRQVVEKVVALIAPILLLALWEAAAQARLINRGFFPAPSTIAASFLVLIRTTLPTDISISLGRAAIGFVIGALPALLLGVLMGLMPLVRAALQPIAGALFAIPKVAIVPLVIVIFGLGESSKWAIIASGVFFQVLVSTTAGVANIDRIYLDVGRNYGASRLATIWTIALPGALPVIFAGVKLGWAVSLLLLVQAEMVAAKSGLGYLIWNSWQIGRIDDVYVGILTVAALGMLSFWLLDQLEAWLIPWRSRQ encoded by the coding sequence GTGAGCGCGAGCGCCGGCCGGATGAGCGCGGGCGGCGTGGTGCGCGTTCGCACAGCCAGCCAGCGGCGGGCGGTCGTCTCGCGGCAGGTGGTGGAGAAGGTCGTTGCGCTGATCGCGCCGATCCTGCTGCTGGCGCTCTGGGAGGCGGCGGCGCAGGCCCGGCTGATCAATCGCGGGTTCTTCCCGGCCCCCTCGACGATTGCTGCCTCGTTCCTGGTGCTGATCCGCACGACGCTCCCCACGGACATCAGCATCAGCCTGGGGCGCGCCGCCATCGGGTTCGTCATCGGGGCGCTGCCGGCGCTGCTCCTGGGTGTGCTGATGGGTCTGATGCCGCTGGTGCGGGCGGCGCTTCAGCCGATTGCTGGCGCGCTGTTCGCGATCCCGAAGGTGGCGATCGTGCCGCTAGTCATCGTGATCTTCGGATTGGGTGAATCGTCCAAGTGGGCGATCATCGCCAGCGGCGTCTTCTTCCAGGTGCTGGTCAGCACGACGGCCGGCGTGGCGAACATCGACCGCATCTACCTGGATGTGGGCCGCAACTACGGCGCGAGCCGCCTCGCCACGATCTGGACGATTGCGCTGCCAGGGGCGCTGCCGGTCATCTTCGCGGGGGTCAAGCTCGGGTGGGCGGTCTCGCTGCTGCTGCTGGTGCAGGCCGAGATGGTGGCCGCCAAGTCCGGGCTGGGCTACCTGATCTGGAACTCGTGGCAGATCGGGCGGATCGACGACGTGTACGTCGGCATCCTGACGGTGGCGGCGCTGGGCATGCTCTCGTTCTGGCTGCTGGATCAGCTCGAAGCGTGGCTGATCCCCTGGCGGAGCCGGCAGTAG
- a CDS encoding ABC transporter ATP-binding protein yields the protein MVTDAPAAVSTGEDARPPKIVVERLSKTFRARNGVVQALQDIDLTIPEGQFCCIVGPSGCGKTTLLRILAGLEEQAEGRIEMVHADPHRPLTSMVFQEQSIFPWMSVYDNVAYGPRMRGISGRQYREQVEYYIEKVGLTAFRKAYPHQLSGGMKQRVSVARAFANAPEILLMDEPFGALDEQNKSLLHEELLRIWEESRRTVVFITHSIDEALVLGDRVLVMTARPGRLKADISIPFARPRGAYELKATPEFGELSFTVWSQLRDEVLQARAAEATAE from the coding sequence ATGGTGACAGACGCGCCGGCCGCTGTCTCGACGGGTGAGGACGCCCGTCCGCCGAAGATCGTCGTCGAGCGTCTGAGCAAGACGTTCCGGGCGCGGAACGGCGTCGTTCAGGCGTTGCAGGACATCGATCTGACCATTCCAGAGGGGCAGTTCTGCTGCATCGTGGGGCCGTCTGGCTGCGGCAAGACGACCTTGCTGCGGATCCTGGCCGGCCTGGAGGAGCAGGCCGAGGGCCGCATCGAGATGGTTCACGCCGATCCGCACCGGCCGCTGACTTCGATGGTCTTCCAGGAGCAGTCCATCTTCCCCTGGATGAGCGTCTACGACAACGTGGCGTACGGTCCACGGATGCGCGGCATCTCCGGGCGGCAGTACCGCGAGCAGGTCGAGTACTACATCGAGAAGGTCGGGCTGACGGCGTTCCGGAAGGCGTACCCGCACCAGTTGTCGGGCGGCATGAAGCAGCGCGTCTCGGTGGCGCGGGCGTTCGCCAACGCGCCCGAGATCCTGCTGATGGACGAGCCGTTCGGGGCGCTGGACGAGCAGAACAAGAGCCTGCTCCACGAGGAGCTGCTGCGGATCTGGGAAGAGTCCCGCCGGACGGTGGTCTTCATCACCCACAGCATCGACGAGGCGCTGGTGCTGGGCGACCGTGTTCTGGTGATGACCGCCCGTCCCGGGCGGCTGAAGGCGGACATCTCGATCCCGTTTGCCCGGCCGCGTGGCGCGTATGAGCTGAAGGCGACGCCGGAGTTCGGGGAGCTGTCGTTTACGGTCTGGAGCCAGTTGCGGGATGAGGTGCTCCAGGCCCGGGCCGCCGAGGCCACGGCCGAATGA
- a CDS encoding protein kinase — protein sequence MTVGARVLGGRYRLGGVLGQGGMAVVYRAEDTMLGRTVAVKVLREQLGAEHEFLERFNREARAAARLNHPNIILVYDVGQDGPSNYIVMEYVEGHDLREQVRQHGALPTEQVVDLGCQIAAALEYAHRKGLIHRDIKTQNVLLTADGKVKVADFGIAVALGESSITADGMVVGSVHYMSPEQAEGRQTTPASDVYSLGVVLYELATGQLPFTAESPLAVARLQLQATPTPPQQVNPAVPQQLAEVILACLAKEPEPRPASAALVAAALRGQRSVNTGQQPALDATSVNPAMFGGMPPSTSGQTHRQTGPQPRQPLGTQVIQSGTVRRPLSGEQPYTSGPEAGPRTDVLMPPPRRIGERQPRDRRTGRAARHERPRRRRLWPWVVAAIVLATVGVRIGTALGERVNPMNYVQGRPTPAPVFVATPAPTPTTPAKPTAVAKPAVQPTVAPPTAVPQPTAPPQPTASPPPPATATAVPKPTTPPPPAGMKAVPGVIGRPEAEAAKLIRDAGLTVKAEERPSANAREGTVVAQDPPGDRQVLEGSTVVIVVGRGGGGGLQPKPAPKEGLVLVPNVEGMDEREARRMLEGMGFTVRVRQDNAPGRKGQVINQNPEANNSVPPKALVVITLGT from the coding sequence GTGACCGTCGGAGCGCGCGTGCTGGGCGGGCGGTACCGCCTGGGCGGCGTGCTGGGGCAGGGCGGGATGGCCGTCGTGTACCGGGCTGAGGACACGATGCTCGGCCGGACGGTGGCGGTGAAGGTGCTCCGCGAGCAGCTGGGCGCGGAGCACGAGTTCCTGGAGCGCTTCAACCGCGAGGCGCGGGCCGCTGCACGCCTGAACCACCCGAACATCATCCTGGTGTACGACGTGGGCCAGGACGGCCCCTCGAATTACATCGTGATGGAGTACGTGGAGGGGCATGACCTCCGCGAGCAGGTTCGCCAGCACGGCGCGTTGCCGACCGAGCAGGTCGTCGACCTGGGGTGCCAGATCGCGGCGGCCCTGGAGTACGCGCACCGCAAGGGGCTGATCCACCGCGACATCAAGACCCAGAACGTCCTGCTGACGGCTGACGGCAAGGTCAAGGTGGCGGACTTCGGCATCGCCGTGGCGCTCGGGGAAAGCTCGATCACGGCGGATGGGATGGTCGTCGGGTCGGTCCACTACATGTCGCCGGAGCAGGCCGAGGGACGCCAGACGACGCCGGCGTCGGACGTGTACTCGCTGGGCGTGGTGCTGTACGAGCTGGCGACGGGCCAGCTGCCGTTTACCGCTGAGTCGCCGCTGGCGGTGGCGCGGCTGCAGCTCCAGGCGACGCCGACCCCGCCGCAGCAGGTGAACCCGGCCGTCCCGCAGCAGCTTGCCGAGGTGATCCTGGCCTGCCTGGCGAAGGAGCCTGAGCCGCGGCCGGCTTCGGCGGCGCTGGTGGCGGCAGCGCTGCGTGGCCAGCGGTCCGTGAACACGGGCCAGCAGCCGGCGCTGGACGCGACGTCCGTCAACCCGGCGATGTTCGGGGGCATGCCCCCGTCGACGTCGGGCCAGACGCACCGGCAGACGGGGCCACAGCCGCGGCAGCCACTCGGGACGCAGGTGATCCAGTCCGGCACCGTGCGGCGGCCCCTCAGCGGGGAGCAGCCGTACACCAGTGGCCCGGAGGCCGGCCCGCGGACGGATGTGCTGATGCCGCCGCCGCGGCGCATCGGGGAGCGGCAGCCCCGAGATCGGCGAACGGGGCGGGCGGCTCGCCACGAGCGGCCGAGGCGGCGACGTCTCTGGCCCTGGGTCGTGGCGGCCATCGTGCTGGCTACGGTGGGGGTGCGGATCGGGACGGCGCTCGGCGAGCGGGTCAACCCGATGAACTACGTGCAAGGTCGCCCGACGCCCGCGCCCGTCTTTGTGGCGACGCCCGCCCCCACGCCGACCACGCCAGCGAAGCCCACGGCGGTGGCAAAGCCAGCAGTCCAGCCGACGGTCGCGCCGCCAACGGCGGTTCCGCAGCCGACTGCCCCGCCCCAACCGACGGCCTCACCGCCTCCACCAGCGACGGCCACCGCCGTCCCGAAGCCGACCACGCCGCCGCCACCGGCCGGGATGAAGGCGGTGCCGGGGGTGATCGGGCGGCCGGAGGCTGAGGCGGCGAAGCTGATCCGCGATGCCGGCCTGACGGTGAAGGCTGAGGAGCGGCCGTCCGCGAACGCCCGCGAGGGCACGGTGGTGGCGCAGGATCCGCCCGGAGACCGTCAGGTGCTGGAGGGCAGCACGGTGGTCATCGTGGTGGGGCGTGGCGGTGGCGGCGGTCTGCAGCCGAAGCCGGCCCCGAAGGAGGGGCTGGTGCTGGTCCCGAACGTCGAGGGGATGGACGAGCGGGAGGCGCGGCGGATGCTGGAGGGGATGGGCTTCACGGTGCGGGTGCGCCAGGACAACGCGCCGGGCCGCAAGGGGCAGGTGATCAACCAGAACCCGGAGGCCAACAACAGCGTGCCTCCGAAGGCGCTGGTGGTCATCACCCTCGGGACGTAG
- a CDS encoding ATP-binding protein — protein MRPGRILARMSNGAGTGRTSPGKQSAALIVMVGAPGSGKSYLGRQVSAALDARLIQTDAVRKQLFPNPRYTPGEASAVYDACHRMIAEALAGGECVVFDGTNLQERHRTTLYRLAEQTGARLAVVVARAPEAVIRARLRQRIEAPSPTDQSDADWPIYLRLRRDAEPVLRPHVVVNTTVSPAPVLRLLRRQLEG, from the coding sequence ATGCGTCCGGGTCGTATACTGGCGCGCATGTCGAACGGGGCAGGAACGGGCAGGACGTCGCCCGGCAAACAGTCCGCGGCGCTGATCGTGATGGTTGGAGCGCCAGGTTCTGGCAAGTCGTACCTCGGGCGTCAGGTGAGCGCGGCGCTGGACGCACGCCTCATCCAGACCGACGCCGTCCGCAAGCAGTTGTTCCCGAACCCGCGCTACACGCCCGGCGAGGCGTCGGCGGTCTACGACGCCTGCCACCGGATGATCGCGGAGGCGCTGGCAGGGGGCGAGTGCGTCGTATTCGACGGCACCAACTTACAGGAGCGCCACCGCACCACCCTCTACAGGCTGGCCGAGCAGACCGGCGCCCGGCTGGCCGTGGTCGTGGCGCGCGCGCCGGAGGCCGTCATCCGAGCGCGCCTGCGGCAGCGCATCGAGGCGCCCAGCCCGACCGACCAGTCAGACGCCGACTGGCCGATCTACCTGCGCCTGCGCCGTGACGCCGAGCCGGTCCTCCGGCCGCACGTCGTCGTCAACACAACGGTCTCACCGGCGCCAGTGCTGCGGCTGCTGCGCCGCCAGCTCGAGGGCTGA
- a CDS encoding extracellular solute-binding protein → MLETRMGTTVTRRGMTRRTLFKTAAVGLGAISLAPVLSACGMIPGMGGDKMVIWTDATFAPPSDDYQTEEINKWAKSKNVEVEITRETGDNVRQKLQAAVESRQLPDISQVDVGRFTAFYPAGIFIDHSDLYAEFSKAWGGFYKPAERIVTRDGKQWMLPYSIDSNMILYRKDILDAGGVKEAPKTWDELFDVAKKLQTPPNIYGVGFQFNKAGTDAEDTFHLMMLGYGGKIVNEDSKLANIKTPEMLAFLTRIKTSWDAGVYPPGVTGWDNAANNTALQDEKVIFIQNPASPLVWFRTNKPDMLPKIGVASTPGGPKGVFNTAYVRDGFAVLNTGNQRRMDLSKDLMRHLYSKDVYRKWIELAFPSPAVAGMEDHEVWKNPARKAFLEAAKTGILAGHPGQPTQAYSEFTNRQPLISAAARMAVEGWSPEQALDELAKTAEDVFSKYK, encoded by the coding sequence ATGCTAGAGACGAGAATGGGGACAACGGTGACCCGCCGTGGAATGACTCGGCGAACGCTCTTCAAGACCGCCGCTGTCGGTCTGGGAGCGATCTCGCTCGCGCCGGTCCTGTCCGCCTGCGGGATGATCCCGGGCATGGGCGGCGACAAGATGGTCATCTGGACAGACGCAACGTTCGCCCCGCCCTCGGATGATTACCAGACCGAGGAGATCAACAAGTGGGCCAAGAGCAAGAACGTCGAGGTGGAGATCACCCGCGAGACTGGCGACAATGTCCGCCAGAAGCTCCAGGCAGCCGTCGAATCCAGGCAACTGCCGGACATCTCGCAGGTGGATGTCGGCCGATTCACGGCGTTCTACCCGGCCGGCATCTTCATCGATCACTCAGACCTGTACGCCGAGTTCTCGAAGGCGTGGGGCGGCTTCTACAAGCCTGCTGAGCGGATCGTGACCCGAGACGGCAAGCAGTGGATGCTGCCGTACTCCATTGACAGCAACATGATCCTGTACCGCAAGGACATTCTCGATGCGGGCGGCGTCAAGGAAGCCCCCAAGACCTGGGATGAGCTGTTCGACGTTGCGAAGAAGCTCCAGACGCCTCCGAACATCTACGGGGTCGGCTTCCAGTTCAACAAGGCCGGCACGGACGCCGAGGACACGTTCCACCTGATGATGCTCGGGTACGGCGGCAAGATCGTCAACGAAGACAGCAAGCTGGCGAACATCAAGACGCCGGAGATGCTGGCCTTCCTGACGCGCATCAAGACCAGTTGGGACGCTGGCGTGTATCCGCCGGGCGTCACCGGCTGGGATAACGCCGCCAACAACACCGCGCTTCAAGATGAGAAGGTCATCTTCATCCAGAACCCGGCCAGCCCGCTGGTCTGGTTCCGCACCAACAAGCCGGACATGCTGCCGAAGATCGGTGTGGCCTCCACGCCGGGCGGTCCGAAGGGCGTCTTCAACACCGCGTATGTCCGCGACGGCTTCGCGGTCCTGAACACTGGCAACCAGAGGCGGATGGATCTCTCCAAGGATCTCATGCGCCACCTGTACAGCAAGGACGTGTATCGGAAGTGGATCGAGCTGGCGTTCCCCTCGCCGGCCGTGGCCGGCATGGAAGACCATGAGGTCTGGAAGAACCCGGCCCGCAAGGCGTTCCTCGAGGCCGCCAAGACCGGCATTCTGGCTGGGCACCCCGGTCAGCCGACTCAGGCGTACTCCGAGTTCACCAACCGCCAGCCGCTGATCTCGGCGGCGGCGCGGATGGCCGTTGAGGGCTGGTCTCCAGAGCAAGCGCTCGACGAGCTGGCGAAGACCGCCGAAGACGTGTTCTCGAAGTACAAGTAG